In one window of Opitutus sp. GAS368 DNA:
- a CDS encoding PIG-L family deacetylase has translation MKSPATPLPPLLAFGAHPDDIEFGAGGIIARETRGGRRAHFVVCSQGEAGTNGTPAVRAREARQAAKILGATIEFLALDGDARLELKAVHALALADIIRRVQPGIVLAPTTEPNQHPDHWRLGQLVRDATRLARYAGVAELKARPAHAIGQLFFYALSPGSVPAGHLSVVIDISAPGIVATWTRAMAAHASQMKTRNYVELQLARARVLGLDAGVDHAQALYPNDPLVFDSLAPLSRGARRF, from the coding sequence GTGAAATCACCTGCCACACCCCTGCCACCATTGCTGGCCTTCGGCGCGCACCCCGACGACATCGAGTTCGGCGCCGGCGGCATCATCGCCCGAGAAACCCGCGGCGGCCGGCGGGCGCACTTTGTCGTCTGTTCGCAAGGCGAGGCGGGCACCAACGGCACGCCGGCGGTCCGCGCGCGCGAAGCCCGGCAGGCCGCGAAGATCCTTGGCGCGACGATCGAGTTCCTCGCGCTCGACGGCGACGCCCGGCTCGAACTGAAGGCGGTCCACGCCCTCGCGCTCGCCGACATCATCCGCCGGGTGCAGCCGGGCATCGTGCTCGCGCCCACCACCGAACCCAACCAGCACCCCGACCACTGGCGGCTCGGCCAGCTCGTCCGCGACGCCACCCGGCTCGCCCGCTACGCCGGCGTGGCCGAACTCAAGGCCCGGCCGGCGCACGCCATCGGCCAGCTGTTTTTCTACGCGCTCAGCCCCGGCAGCGTGCCGGCGGGCCATCTGTCCGTCGTCATCGACATTTCCGCCCCCGGGATCGTCGCCACGTGGACCAGGGCGATGGCAGCGCACGCTTCGCAAATGAAGACGCGCAACTACGTCGAGCTGCAGCTGGCCCGGGCCCGCGTGCTCGGGCTGGATGCCGGTGTGGACCACGCGCAGGCCCTTTACCCGAACGACCCGCTGGTGTTCGACTCACTCGCCCCCTTGTCCCGCGGCGCCCGCCGCTTCTGA
- a CDS encoding sodium:solute symporter yields MNALDYAVLLVTILAIAGYGMWRTRSRRSLDTYLRGARDTNWFTIGVAVMATQASATTFLSTPGQGYQDGIGFIQNYFGAPLAMIIIAAVFLPIFRRLNVYTAYEYLGQRFDRKTRLLGAGLFLLQRGIAAGITIYAPAIVLSTAMGWPLQLTIIASGLLVLLYTSAGGSEAVALTQKYQFAVIIAGMIAAFIVLVTKLPPGLTLGDAFTVAGGFDKLKAVDTTPSLAPRYTLWSGLIGGLFLALSYFGADQSQVQRYLGGASLRESRLGLMFNAVFKIPMQLFILLLGALIFVFYQFERPPVFFNQTAWHAAALTAPGKFSAIESDYAAAQDEKQQEITRWLAAQHAGDSVASAAARTAARDSQARAEAIRARAKTALREADPRAPTTDTDYVFINFIISHLPHGLIGLLITVFFAATLNSKAAELNALASATTVDLYRHLINPAADDARCVAASRWFTALWGLAAIGFALSITLAENLIQFANIIASIFYPVLLGLFFVAFFLRKAGGTAVFWGAVAAQGVTVAIFFARGTRPDFPFSYLWDNVIGCAACMLFSVIIQAFLPRITQIDADGQTT; encoded by the coding sequence GTGAACGCCCTCGATTACGCCGTCCTGCTCGTCACCATTCTCGCCATCGCGGGCTACGGGATGTGGCGCACGCGCAGCCGCCGCAGCCTCGACACCTACCTGCGGGGCGCGCGGGACACCAACTGGTTCACCATCGGCGTGGCGGTGATGGCGACGCAGGCGAGCGCCACCACCTTCCTGTCCACGCCCGGTCAGGGCTATCAGGACGGAATCGGCTTCATCCAGAATTATTTCGGCGCGCCCCTCGCGATGATCATCATCGCCGCCGTCTTCCTGCCGATCTTCCGCCGGCTCAATGTTTACACCGCCTACGAATACCTCGGCCAGCGATTCGACCGGAAGACGCGCCTGCTCGGGGCCGGGCTTTTTCTCCTGCAGCGCGGCATCGCCGCGGGCATCACCATCTACGCGCCGGCCATCGTGCTGTCCACGGCGATGGGCTGGCCCCTGCAACTCACGATCATCGCCAGCGGCCTGCTGGTGCTCCTCTACACGTCGGCCGGGGGCAGCGAAGCCGTGGCTCTCACCCAGAAATACCAGTTTGCCGTGATCATCGCCGGCATGATCGCCGCCTTCATCGTGCTCGTGACCAAACTGCCCCCGGGCCTCACGCTCGGCGACGCCTTCACGGTGGCGGGCGGTTTTGACAAGCTCAAGGCGGTCGACACCACCCCCAGCCTGGCCCCGCGCTACACCCTGTGGTCGGGCCTCATCGGCGGCCTGTTCCTGGCGCTGTCGTATTTCGGCGCCGACCAGTCCCAGGTGCAGCGCTACCTGGGCGGGGCGTCGCTCCGTGAGAGCCGGCTGGGGCTGATGTTCAACGCGGTCTTCAAGATCCCCATGCAGCTTTTCATCCTGCTGCTGGGCGCCCTGATCTTCGTCTTCTATCAATTCGAGCGCCCGCCCGTTTTCTTCAACCAGACGGCGTGGCACGCCGCCGCCCTGACCGCCCCGGGGAAATTCTCGGCGATCGAGTCGGACTACGCCGCGGCCCAAGACGAAAAGCAGCAGGAAATCACGCGCTGGCTCGCCGCCCAGCATGCCGGCGACTCCGTCGCGAGTGCCGCGGCCCGAACCGCCGCCCGGGACAGCCAGGCGCGCGCCGAGGCCATCCGGGCCCGGGCGAAGACCGCTTTGCGCGAGGCCGATCCGCGTGCCCCGACCACCGACACGGATTACGTTTTCATCAACTTCATCATCTCGCACCTCCCGCACGGGCTCATCGGACTGCTCATCACGGTGTTTTTCGCGGCCACCCTGAACTCCAAGGCCGCCGAGCTCAACGCCCTCGCCTCGGCCACGACCGTGGATCTTTACCGCCATCTCATCAACCCGGCGGCCGATGACGCCCGGTGCGTCGCCGCCTCCCGCTGGTTCACCGCCCTCTGGGGGCTCGCCGCCATCGGGTTCGCCCTGAGCATCACGCTCGCGGAGAATCTCATCCAGTTCGCCAACATCATCGCGTCGATCTTCTACCCCGTGTTGCTCGGCCTGTTCTTCGTCGCGTTCTTCCTCCGGAAGGCCGGCGGCACCGCCGTGTTCTGGGGCGCCGTCGCGGCCCAGGGGGTGACGGTGGCGATCTTCTTTGCCCGCGGCACGCGGCCGGATTTTCCTTTCTCCTACCTTTGGGACAACGTCATCGGCTGCGCGGCGTGCATGCTGTTCAGCGTGATCATCCAGGCCTTTCTCCCGCGGATTACGCAGATCGACGCGGATGGACAAACCACTTGA
- a CDS encoding PIG-L family deacetylase, with protein sequence MAFRSWRRALLLLGALFSVASLQAGNAIEQDLRSFGTTGTVLHIGAHPDDENTQLITYLSLGRGYRVAYLSLTRGDGGQNELGRDFDEKLGVARTQELLAARRFDHGRQFFTRAIDFGFSKTPEETLRFWDRDAVLGDVVRIIRQYRPDVIVTRFPIPPGSGGHGHHTASAILAVEAFKLAGDPKAYPEQLAQGLTVWQPKRVVWNSFSFGGAGPNGLNGPTVKMDIAGTDPVSGETFGTIANESRGMHKTQGLGGFSGRAATGPNMQNFMLLAGEPWPGDPARTNTGLAAASNGGPDLMDGVDTTWARYPGGAEIGALAAAALAQFKADDPAASVPALLALRTKLATLPTDPLTIDKRAQLDRILQACLGLKVETTLANAEVVPGEPLKLTLAFSMAARTADVRYVETRNPALKLAAGPGGELTGVLPLTTPLTQPYWLRADGAAGISRVDDPSLIGRPENPPAIPLEHVFTVGDQTLVIADEPVQPVQAPTGAQSRLSVKVIPPVSLALNSEIFLVPPGTTKPVTVEVTAARANSRGTLRLELPAGWSAAPGPQDFRLPNVGDKASFTFTVTSPSAGSAGRLTAVAKVDGHDFSNQRYEVRYDHIPVQLLQPPARARLASFDLATRGLTIGYLPGAGDYVAECLEQMGYVVHRLTGADLTPEKLHGFDAVVIGVRAFNERTDLKDAFPGLLAWVEAGGTVIAQYNRPNGLKAEQLGPYPLSIEGPAPALRVTDETAPVTLLAPDHAAVNTPNKINPADFDGWVQERGAYFPSKWDEEHYVALLGMSDPGEAQLKSSILVAKYGSGHYVYTGIGFFRQLPAGVPGAYRLFANLLSLGK encoded by the coding sequence ATGGCTTTCCGTTCCTGGCGCCGCGCGCTGCTTTTGCTCGGCGCCCTTTTCTCCGTCGCCTCCCTGCAGGCGGGCAACGCGATTGAACAGGACCTCCGCAGCTTCGGCACCACCGGCACCGTCCTGCACATCGGCGCGCATCCCGATGATGAAAACACGCAGCTGATCACCTACCTGTCGCTGGGCCGGGGCTATCGCGTCGCCTACCTGTCGCTCACGCGCGGCGATGGCGGCCAGAACGAACTCGGCCGCGACTTCGACGAGAAACTTGGCGTCGCCCGCACCCAGGAACTGCTCGCCGCCCGCCGCTTCGACCACGGCCGCCAGTTTTTCACCCGCGCCATCGATTTTGGTTTTTCCAAGACGCCGGAGGAAACCCTGCGCTTCTGGGACCGTGACGCCGTGCTCGGAGACGTCGTGCGCATCATCCGGCAATACCGCCCCGATGTCATCGTCACCCGCTTCCCCATTCCGCCGGGCAGCGGCGGCCACGGCCATCATACCGCCTCGGCCATCCTCGCCGTCGAGGCCTTCAAGCTCGCCGGCGACCCGAAGGCCTATCCCGAGCAGCTCGCGCAGGGCCTGACCGTCTGGCAGCCCAAGCGCGTCGTCTGGAATTCGTTTTCGTTCGGCGGCGCCGGCCCCAACGGGCTCAACGGCCCCACCGTGAAAATGGACATCGCCGGCACCGACCCGGTGAGTGGCGAGACCTTCGGCACCATCGCCAACGAAAGCCGCGGCATGCACAAGACGCAGGGCCTCGGCGGTTTCTCCGGCCGCGCCGCCACCGGCCCCAACATGCAGAATTTCATGCTCCTGGCCGGCGAGCCTTGGCCGGGCGATCCGGCCCGGACCAACACCGGGCTGGCCGCAGCCAGCAACGGTGGCCCGGACCTCATGGACGGCGTGGACACCACCTGGGCCCGCTATCCCGGCGGCGCCGAGATCGGCGCACTCGCCGCGGCTGCGCTCGCCCAGTTCAAGGCCGACGATCCCGCCGCCTCGGTGCCAGCCCTGCTGGCGCTCCGGACCAAGCTCGCGACACTGCCCACCGATCCGCTCACCATCGACAAGCGCGCGCAGCTCGACCGGATCCTGCAAGCGTGCCTCGGCTTGAAGGTCGAAACCACGCTGGCCAACGCCGAGGTCGTGCCGGGCGAGCCGCTCAAGCTGACGCTCGCGTTCAGCATGGCGGCCAGGACCGCGGATGTGCGCTACGTGGAAACACGCAACCCCGCACTGAAGCTGGCCGCCGGCCCGGGCGGCGAACTGACCGGTGTCCTGCCGCTGACGACTCCGCTCACCCAGCCCTACTGGCTGCGCGCCGACGGCGCCGCCGGCATTTCCCGGGTAGACGATCCCTCCCTCATCGGCCGGCCGGAGAATCCGCCCGCCATTCCGTTGGAGCACGTCTTCACGGTGGGCGACCAGACCCTGGTCATCGCCGATGAGCCGGTCCAGCCGGTCCAGGCCCCGACCGGCGCGCAGTCCCGGCTGAGCGTCAAGGTCATCCCGCCCGTCTCGCTCGCGCTGAACTCCGAGATTTTTCTCGTGCCGCCCGGCACCACCAAGCCCGTGACCGTCGAGGTCACGGCCGCGCGCGCCAACAGTCGCGGCACCCTCCGGCTCGAACTGCCCGCCGGCTGGTCGGCTGCGCCCGGCCCGCAGGATTTCCGCCTGCCCAACGTCGGCGACAAGGCCTCCTTCACTTTCACTGTCACTTCTCCCTCGGCCGGCAGTGCCGGCCGGCTCACGGCCGTCGCGAAGGTCGACGGTCACGATTTTTCCAACCAGCGCTACGAAGTCCGCTACGACCACATCCCGGTGCAGCTGCTGCAACCGCCGGCCCGCGCGCGCCTGGCCAGTTTCGACCTGGCCACCCGCGGCCTGACCATCGGCTACCTGCCCGGCGCTGGCGACTACGTGGCGGAGTGCCTCGAGCAGATGGGCTATGTCGTCCACCGCCTCACCGGCGCCGACCTGACGCCGGAAAAACTCCACGGGTTCGACGCCGTCGTCATCGGCGTGCGCGCCTTCAACGAACGCACCGACCTGAAGGACGCCTTCCCCGGCCTGCTCGCCTGGGTCGAGGCCGGCGGCACCGTCATCGCGCAATACAACCGGCCCAACGGCCTGAAGGCCGAGCAGCTCGGGCCTTATCCGCTCTCGATCGAGGGACCGGCGCCGGCCCTGCGCGTCACCGATGAAACCGCGCCCGTGACGCTGCTGGCGCCCGACCACGCGGCCGTCAACACCCCGAACAAGATCAACCCGGCGGACTTCGACGGCTGGGTGCAGGAACGCGGCGCCTATTTCCCGAGCAAGTGGGACGAGGAGCACTACGTCGCCCTGCTCGGCATGAGCGACCCGGGCGAGGCCCAGCTCAAGAGCAGCATCCTCGTCGCAAAATACGGTTCGGGCCACTACGTCTACACCGGCATCGGGTTCTTCCGCCAGCTGCCCGCCGGGGTGCCGGGCGCCTACCGCCTGTTCGCCAACCTGCTTTCGCTCGGGAAATGA
- a CDS encoding DUF2911 domain-containing protein — translation MKLRLALVLLVASASSALFAQTPAAPAPAATTVAPPAPPRTRVSPHEVISLKVDGNRVTVIYGRPYSKDPKTGAIRKIWGELVPYGKVWRTGSDEATTLITQQAIDLGGTTVPAGTYTLFTVPLADGTARLVINRETGQWGVDPYHEANELARVDLKKDTLSTPLDQFVMALEKNPGGGGILKMAWETTQFSVPFTVKK, via the coding sequence ATGAAACTCCGCCTCGCTCTCGTTCTCCTCGTTGCGTCCGCCTCCTCCGCGCTTTTTGCGCAAACCCCGGCGGCACCCGCCCCCGCCGCCACGACCGTTGCCCCGCCGGCCCCGCCGCGCACCCGTGTCAGCCCGCATGAAGTCATCAGCCTCAAGGTCGACGGCAACCGTGTGACCGTCATCTACGGCCGCCCCTACTCCAAGGACCCGAAGACCGGCGCCATCCGCAAGATCTGGGGCGAGCTCGTGCCCTACGGCAAGGTCTGGCGCACCGGCTCGGACGAGGCCACCACGCTCATTACCCAGCAGGCGATCGATCTCGGCGGCACCACCGTGCCCGCCGGCACCTACACCCTCTTCACTGTCCCGCTGGCGGATGGCACCGCCAGGCTGGTCATCAACCGGGAAACCGGCCAGTGGGGCGTCGATCCCTACCACGAGGCGAACGAACTCGCCCGCGTCGACCTGAAGAAGGACACGCTCAGCACGCCGCTCGACCAGTTCGTCATGGCGCTCGAGAAAAATCCCGGCGGCGGCGGCATCCTGAAGATGGCCTGGGAAACCACGCAGTTCTCCGTGCCTTTCACGGTCAAAAAGTAA
- a CDS encoding DUF2911 domain-containing protein, with protein sequence MLRVTLSFLAGSVLATGLFAQAPKIEFPAASPAATVKQRVGVTDIEVNYSRPSMRGRKIFGGLLPYGEIWRTGANNATKITFSTAVKFGGVDVPAGSYALFSIPGETEWTVILNKVPDKWPWGAYSYDAKNDLVRVKAVPQRLPVPVETFTISFSDLSKESAAALMLYWENVRVPVAIEVDVASTLVPQIEAAMAATEGKKPYFASAMFYYENGLDLKKAAAWMDAAIAEQPDAFYMIYRKGLILEKAGDKTGALAAAQKSLEMSRKAPGLVGTEYTRLNEALIARLK encoded by the coding sequence ATGCTACGCGTCACCCTGTCGTTCCTTGCCGGGTCGGTCCTCGCGACCGGCCTGTTTGCCCAAGCCCCCAAGATAGAGTTCCCCGCGGCCAGCCCGGCCGCCACGGTCAAGCAACGCGTCGGCGTCACCGACATCGAGGTCAACTATTCCCGCCCGAGCATGCGCGGCCGGAAAATCTTCGGCGGCCTCCTGCCCTACGGCGAGATCTGGCGCACCGGCGCCAACAACGCGACGAAGATCACCTTCAGCACCGCGGTAAAGTTCGGCGGGGTCGACGTACCCGCCGGTTCCTACGCCCTCTTCAGCATTCCCGGCGAAACCGAGTGGACCGTCATCCTGAACAAGGTCCCCGACAAGTGGCCGTGGGGCGCGTATTCCTACGACGCCAAGAACGACCTCGTCCGCGTCAAGGCCGTGCCGCAGCGGCTGCCGGTGCCGGTGGAGACCTTCACCATCAGCTTCAGCGATCTTTCCAAGGAATCCGCCGCCGCCCTCATGCTCTACTGGGAAAACGTCCGGGTTCCGGTCGCGATCGAGGTCGACGTCGCCAGCACCCTCGTCCCGCAGATCGAGGCCGCGATGGCCGCCACCGAGGGCAAGAAGCCCTACTTCGCCTCCGCCATGTTCTATTACGAGAACGGCCTCGACCTGAAGAAGGCCGCAGCCTGGATGGACGCCGCCATCGCCGAGCAGCCCGACGCGTTCTACATGATCTACCGCAAGGGCCTCATCCTCGAGAAGGCCGGCGACAAGACCGGCGCGCTCGCCGCCGCCCAGAAATCACTCGAGATGTCCAGGAAAGCGCCCGGGCTCGTCGGCACGGAATACACCCGGCTGAACGAGGCCCTCATCGCTCGCCTGAAGTAA
- a CDS encoding TetR/AcrR family transcriptional regulator, which translates to MGRTSDANERLMDAALDLIWEESYGAITIDDICKRAGVAKGSFYYFFSSKSELAVAALERMWQEVSKPKMDGIFSPSVEPLTRIRNYLASMYDFQAEIKQKHGKVLGCPVMSVGSETCTCDEEAAVGNKIRELFARKRRYYESAIRDALAEGSIEPGDPSEKATAVAGLIEGILTQARILNNPEVLRALPDLAMRILGAKTAVQPATIKV; encoded by the coding sequence ATGGGAAGAACTTCAGACGCCAACGAACGCTTGATGGACGCCGCCCTCGACCTGATCTGGGAAGAGAGCTACGGCGCCATCACGATCGATGACATCTGCAAGCGGGCCGGCGTGGCCAAGGGCAGTTTCTACTATTTCTTCAGCTCCAAGTCGGAACTCGCCGTGGCCGCGCTCGAGCGGATGTGGCAGGAAGTGAGCAAGCCGAAGATGGACGGGATCTTTTCCCCGTCGGTCGAGCCGCTGACCCGCATCCGGAACTATCTGGCGAGCATGTATGACTTCCAGGCCGAAATTAAGCAGAAGCACGGCAAGGTGCTGGGTTGCCCCGTGATGTCCGTCGGCTCTGAAACGTGCACCTGCGACGAGGAAGCCGCCGTGGGCAACAAGATCCGCGAGCTTTTCGCGCGCAAGCGCCGCTATTACGAATCCGCGATTCGCGATGCGCTGGCCGAGGGTTCGATCGAGCCCGGTGATCCCAGTGAGAAGGCCACGGCGGTTGCCGGCCTGATCGAGGGCATCCTTACCCAGGCCCGGATCCTCAACAATCCTGAGGTTCTCCGCGCTTTGCCGGATCTGGCGATGCGCATCCTCGGCGCCAAGACCGCAGTCCAACCGGCCACGATCAAAGTCTGA
- the trxA gene encoding thioredoxin produces the protein MNTTFPYPVSVSNNSFAADVLDASSHQPVLVDFWASWCGPCKAIAPALNEIAAERAGQAVIAKVDVDAHPELAARYGVRSIPSLLIFRDRAVVDTMVGVHPKSEILRRLDAASAAATAA, from the coding sequence ATGAACACCACTTTTCCTTATCCTGTTTCCGTTTCCAACAACTCCTTCGCGGCCGATGTCCTCGATGCCTCGTCGCACCAGCCGGTGCTCGTCGACTTCTGGGCGTCGTGGTGCGGCCCCTGCAAGGCCATCGCCCCGGCGCTCAATGAAATCGCCGCCGAGCGCGCCGGCCAGGCCGTCATCGCCAAGGTCGACGTCGACGCCCACCCGGAACTCGCCGCCCGCTATGGCGTCCGTTCGATCCCCTCGCTGCTCATCTTCCGCGACCGCGCGGTCGTCGACACCATGGTCGGCGTCCATCCGAAGTCCGAGATCCTCCGCCGGCTCGATGCCGCCAGCGCGGCGGCCACGGCCGCGTAA
- a CDS encoding efflux RND transporter periplasmic adaptor subunit: protein MTTTSNSPFNRLRPRFLFAAAGVLAVGAGLYLAAPVHLRAAPAAAPVAPPAPRVTVAPVEQQLVTEYEELTGHVDAMETVELRARVSGHLDAVHFQSGQLVQKGDVLFTIDPRWYKAQFDLASARAEVAAREAARAEKLLAASAISSEEAESRRASAAEARAALETARLDLEHTEVRAPIAGRISRAFVTPGNLVAGSPGNATLLTTIVTVGDAYVYADLDEATLLKFNRLAREGLILTRNGRIPVDLQLADENDYPRHGYIESTDNRVNPATGSLAVRLVFPNEDNALIPGLFARVRIPVSAPQSALLVSERAIGTDQSQKFVFAVGHDNTVTYRTVKLGSVIDGKRVVREGLQPGETIIVNGLQRVRPGMTVAPELQAVATTPAAAPAVDKIAALR, encoded by the coding sequence ATGACCACCACATCCAACTCTCCTTTCAACCGCCTCCGGCCGCGCTTCCTGTTCGCCGCCGCGGGCGTTCTCGCCGTCGGCGCCGGCCTTTACCTGGCCGCACCCGTCCATCTCCGCGCCGCCCCGGCCGCCGCCCCCGTCGCGCCACCCGCCCCCCGGGTGACCGTCGCGCCGGTCGAGCAGCAGCTTGTCACCGAATACGAGGAGCTCACCGGCCACGTCGACGCCATGGAGACCGTCGAGCTCCGCGCCCGCGTCTCGGGTCACCTCGACGCCGTCCACTTCCAGTCCGGCCAGCTGGTGCAGAAGGGCGACGTGCTCTTCACCATCGATCCGCGCTGGTATAAGGCGCAGTTCGACCTCGCCAGCGCCCGGGCCGAGGTCGCCGCCCGCGAGGCGGCCCGCGCCGAGAAGCTCCTCGCCGCTTCCGCCATCTCCAGCGAAGAGGCCGAGTCCCGCCGTGCGTCCGCCGCCGAGGCCCGCGCCGCGCTCGAGACCGCCCGGCTCGACCTCGAGCACACGGAAGTTCGCGCGCCGATCGCCGGCCGCATCAGCCGCGCGTTCGTCACCCCCGGCAACTTGGTCGCCGGCTCCCCCGGCAACGCCACGCTGCTGACGACCATCGTCACGGTCGGCGACGCTTACGTCTACGCCGATCTCGATGAGGCCACGTTGCTCAAGTTCAACCGCCTCGCCCGCGAGGGTCTCATCCTCACGCGCAACGGCCGCATTCCCGTCGACCTCCAGCTCGCCGACGAGAACGATTATCCGCGCCACGGCTACATCGAGTCGACCGACAACCGCGTGAATCCCGCCACCGGTTCGCTCGCCGTGCGCCTGGTGTTCCCGAACGAGGACAACGCCCTGATCCCGGGCCTCTTCGCCCGCGTCCGCATCCCGGTCAGCGCGCCCCAAAGCGCGCTGCTCGTCAGCGAGCGCGCGATCGGCACCGACCAGAGCCAGAAGTTCGTCTTCGCCGTCGGCCATGACAACACCGTCACCTACCGCACGGTGAAACTCGGCTCCGTCATCGACGGCAAGCGCGTCGTCCGCGAGGGCTTGCAGCCCGGCGAGACGATCATCGTCAACGGCCTCCAGCGCGTGCGTCCCGGCATGACCGTCGCGCCCGAGCTGCAGGCCGTCGCCACCACTCCGGCCGCGGCTCCCGCCGTGGATAAAATCGCCGCCCTCCGCTAA